The proteins below come from a single Sorghum bicolor cultivar BTx623 chromosome 4, Sorghum_bicolor_NCBIv3, whole genome shotgun sequence genomic window:
- the LOC8073166 gene encoding 3-dehydrosphinganine reductase TSC10A: protein MAAALFLLLVPPVGLLAALAFLARPRAARIPLKGRHVFITGGSSGIGLAMATAAAREGARVSILARNLARLEEARAAIQRDSGRDDVGVHAADVRDAGAVARALREAGPVDVLVCNHGVFVPQELERQDIDEIKWMVDINLMGTFHLIKAALPAMKARTRETRLPGSVAIMSSQAGQVGIYGYTAYSASKFALRGLGEALQHEVVADNIHVSLIFPPDTETPGFEEEHKRRPELTNILAGSSGGMKADDVANKALDGIKSAKFIVPCNFEGAMLAVATAGLSPQSSPLLAFIEVIGAGLMRFAALCFQWNWFSTIESYYAKNKKSE from the exons ATGGCCGCGGCGCTCTTCCTCCTGCTGGTCCCGCCCGTCGGCCTACTCGCCGCGCTCGCATTCCTCGCGCGGCCCCGCGCCGCGCGGATCCCGCTCAAAGGCCGCCACGTCTTCATCACGGGCGGGTCCAGCGGCATCGGGCTCGCCATGGCCACGGCCGCGGCGCGGGAGGGCGCGCGGGTCTCCATCCTGGCCCGCAACCTCGCCCGCCTCGAGGAGGCGCGCGCCGCCATCCAGCgcgactcgggccgcgacgacGTCGGCGTCCACGCGGCGGACGTGCGGGACGCCGGCGCCGTGGCGCGCGCGCTCCGGGAGGCCGGCCCCGTCGACGTCCTGGTCTGCAACCACGGCGTGTTCGTGCCGCAGGAGCTCGAGAGGCAGGACATAGATGAGATCAAGTGGATGGTCGACATCAACCTCATGGGCACCTTCCACCTCATCAAGGCCGCGCTTCCCGCCATGAAGGCACGCACCCGCGAGACGCGCCTCCCTGGGTCCGTCGCGATCATGTCCTCCCAGGCCGGCCAG GTTGGTATTTATGGTTACACCGCGTACTCAGCGAGCAAGTTTGCTCTTCGGGGATTGGGTGAGGCGTTGCAGCATGAGGTTGTCGCGGACAATATTCATGTCTCATTGATATTCCCTCCTGACACCGAGACTCCGGGATTTGAAGAGG AGCATAAGAGGAGGCCAGAATTGACAAACATCCTGGCAGGATCGTCTGGTGGAATGAAGGCCGATGATGTTGCCAACAAGGCTCTGGACGGCATCAAATCTGCAAAATTCATTGTCCCCTGCAATTTCGAGGGCGCAATGTTAGCTGTTGCCACTGCTGGTTTATCCCCGCAAAGCTCCCCGTTATTGGCATTCATAGAGGTGATTGGCGCTGGACTCATGCGGTTTGCGGCACTTTGTTTCCAATGGAATTGGTTCTCTACCATAGAGAGCTATTATGCCAAGAACAAGAAGAGCGAGTGA